The sequence AGCCTCGTCCAGGCGCTGGAACAGGTCGTCGCGATAGGCGGCCGACAGGTCCGGGTCCTGGATCGCCTGGGCGGCGGCGCGCAGCCGCGCCTTCAGCCCCGCCTTGCGCTCCGGCGTGTCCAGCGGCTCCAGGTCCCGCTCGCGCACGAACAGGCGATGGACGAAGGGCTCGGTCTGGGCCAGCTGCGTCTTCAGCGCCACAGCTCCCTGCTCGCGCAGCACGTCGTCGGGATCCTTGCCGCCAGAGACCATCGAGAAGCGGAACGAACGCCCGGCTTTCAGCAGCGGCAAGGCCCGGTCCATGGCCCGCGAGGCCGCCCGCTGGCCGGCGTTGTCGCCGTCGAAGCACAGGGTCGGTTCGGGATGCAGCCGCCACAGCGCCTCCATCTGCTCCTCGGTCAAGGCCGTGCCCAAGGGCGCCACCGACGCGATCCCGGCCCTCTGGCAGGCGATCGCGTCCATATAGCCCTCGACCACCACCAGCGGCGCGCCCGGCTCGGCGGCGGCCAGCAATTTCCGCGCCTCGGCCAGGCCATAGAGAGTCGCGCCCTTGTGAAACAGCGCCGTCTCCGGCCCGTTCAGGTACTTGGCGCGGGCCTGGGGATCCATGGCCCGCCCCCCGAACGAGACGATCCGGCCGCGGGCGTCGCCGATCGGGAAGATGATTCGCTCGCGGAAGCGGTCGTAGGGCGCCCCGCCCTCGTCCGGCGCGATCAGAAGCCCCGCCTCGACCAGCTCCTGCGGCCGCGCGCCCTTGGCGATCAAAAAGTCCTTCAGCGCCGTGCGTCCGCCCGGCGCAAAGCCCAAGCGAAACCGCGCCCACTCGCTCTCCGGCAGGCCGCGCTTCAGCAGATAGGCCCGCGCTTCGGCGCCCACCGGCCGGCGCAGTTCGGCCTCGAACCACTTGCCGGCCTGCTCCAGCCAGTCGGACAGGTCCGCCCGCTCGCGCGCCTTCTCCGCCGCCCGCTCGTCCTGCACCGGCATCGGCACGCCGGCCTCGGCCGCCAGCCGCTCGACCGCCTCCATGAAGGTCAGCCGCTCGGTCTCCTGCAGAAAGCTGATCAGGTCGCCGTGCTTGCCGGAGGAGAAATCGTGATAGAAGCCCTTGTCGTCATTGACGAAAAACGACGGCGACTTCTCCTTGTTGAAGGGCGACAGCCCAACATACTCCCGCCCCTGCCGGCGCAGCTTCACCGTGCGCCCGATCACGTCGGACAGGCGCAGGCGCGATTTGATCTCGTCGAGGAAGCGGTCGTCTATGCGCACGCGGCGAAGGGGTCCGGGGACTCATGATGGCGAAGGTTGGCCATAATGAACCCTCAGCCCATCGAGTTGAAAGACTAAGTGTGCACATGCCGCAGCTTGTCCGGGTTCCGCAGGACATAGATCGCCGCCAGCCGCCCATCCTCCGATGGCTCGAACGCAAACGTCATCACCCCGTCGTCGGCCTCGGCGATCACGCCCAGAAAGCCGTTGATCCTCGCCAGGCGGATCTTGTCCGGCATGGCGCCGCCAGCGCGCCAGATCAGGCCGCGGAACAGGGTCAGCACGTCCTCGCGCCCGACCATGGGGCGCAGAGCCGCTTTGCGCTTGCCGCCGCCGTCGCTGATCATGATGGCGTCCTCGGCCAGAAGGTCCGACAGGGCGGCCACGTCGTTGCGCCGGGCGGCGTCCATGAAGGCCAGGGCGAGGCGCGACACCGCCTCCTGGCTGACGTCGAACCTGGGCCTCGCCTGGCGGACATTGGCGCGAGCGCGGCTGGCCAGTTGGCGGCAGGCGGCCTCGCTGCGCTCCAGGGTGCGGGCGATGGCGGAAAAGTCCTGGTCGAACACGTCGTGTAGCAGGAACACGGCCCGCTCCAAGGGCGATAGCCGCTCCAGAGCCAAAAGGAAGGCCACCGAGACGTCCTCGGCCCGCTCCAGCGGGTCCTCGGCGATCTCCTCGATCAGGGGCTCGGGCAGCCAGGGCCCCTTGTAGGCCTCGCGGCGCACCCGGGCTGCGCGCAGGCGGTCCAGGCACAGGCGCGTGGTGGTGCGCACCAGCCAGGCGGCCGGGTCGGCCACCGCCTCGGCCTCGGCCCCGTCCCAGCGCAGCCAGGCGTCCTGGACCACGTCCTCGGCCTCGGCCACCGATCCCAGCATGCGGTAGGCTAGGCGGGTCAGGCGCGGGCGCTGCCCCTCGAAGGCTGACAGCGCGGTTTCAGAGGCGCTCATGCGGCGAGCTCCAGGGGCTTGGCCACCGGGGCCGCGGCGCCGGCGACGATCACGCGCGAGCAGGCTTTGCCGTGGCCCAGGGCGTATTTCAGCGTCGGGTACATGCGCGCCGTGGTCAGGG is a genomic window of Phenylobacterium montanum containing:
- the dnaG gene encoding DNA primase produces the protein MRIDDRFLDEIKSRLRLSDVIGRTVKLRRQGREYVGLSPFNKEKSPSFFVNDDKGFYHDFSSGKHGDLISFLQETERLTFMEAVERLAAEAGVPMPVQDERAAEKARERADLSDWLEQAGKWFEAELRRPVGAEARAYLLKRGLPESEWARFRLGFAPGGRTALKDFLIAKGARPQELVEAGLLIAPDEGGAPYDRFRERIIFPIGDARGRIVSFGGRAMDPQARAKYLNGPETALFHKGATLYGLAEARKLLAAAEPGAPLVVVEGYMDAIACQRAGIASVAPLGTALTEEQMEALWRLHPEPTLCFDGDNAGQRAASRAMDRALPLLKAGRSFRFSMVSGGKDPDDVLREQGAVALKTQLAQTEPFVHRLFVRERDLEPLDTPERKAGLKARLRAAAQAIQDPDLSAAYRDDLFQRLDEAVGAPTRGERRVGRPGGGKSPQRWRDPRRPAYEDAPLTAEGKAAGQRLKRAIDPVAAAVASGALADPARLEPHLETLEQQGFGDPGLKALAGEIIRVRLDADVLDRDVLARHLASGGFGALLGEIDKAAALSGAPFLNPDILPTVARSQWSQAFEALTRMSALDDAIQAAKSDLDGRSGMEAIERMKAERDALKRAIGSGTVWATGES
- a CDS encoding sigma-70 family RNA polymerase sigma factor, encoding MSASETALSAFEGQRPRLTRLAYRMLGSVAEAEDVVQDAWLRWDGAEAEAVADPAAWLVRTTTRLCLDRLRAARVRREAYKGPWLPEPLIEEIAEDPLERAEDVSVAFLLALERLSPLERAVFLLHDVFDQDFSAIARTLERSEAACRQLASRARANVRQARPRFDVSQEAVSRLALAFMDAARRNDVAALSDLLAEDAIMISDGGGKRKAALRPMVGREDVLTLFRGLIWRAGGAMPDKIRLARINGFLGVIAEADDGVMTFAFEPSEDGRLAAIYVLRNPDKLRHVHT